Proteins from one Puntigrus tetrazona isolate hp1 chromosome 10, ASM1883169v1, whole genome shotgun sequence genomic window:
- the frmd8 gene encoding FERM domain-containing protein 8, with amino-acid sequence MEGDDDDFPPEPSENSLSQRGSVASSVTRAQDLLVYLASDSAVHLTLEGLGCMNALELGRNVREALNIPNAAADVFAFWFCSPLLDLQLKPKHLPYKLCRQWQDLLYRFTEAPPEDISQDEPCLLYKRNVFYPKAKEFQIEDEGVLRLLYDEAKMNILEGRYPCDPEHWLTLGALSCAIELGTGLDDQALTAAIREKKLSSFVPAHAALGGGGFLSTLRGRGGRNAEMEQNLTKEYRSVISSAAAASSQEPIALLRQYLRSCHNLPYYGCAFFMGEIDKPAQGLLHRGGRKAVSVGISLEGVYVMDVKEKHVLLGLKFSELSWDHSYPETEGDSHILWLEFDGEEAGMSVNKLLKIYSKQAELMSGLIEFCVELRSVGEPAATGTDGGVTPSQEPQSRETNEKTRERRQGKLRRQNSVVCSRVHSLNTISYVDDGKEIKRLKPKRAASFFTRQAQPPTYSAVQVTESLEQG; translated from the exons ATGGAGGGAGATGATGACGACTTCCCCCCTGAGCCATCAGAGAACTCTCTTTCCCAGCGAGGAAGTGTGGCTTCCTCAGTCACCAGGG CTCAGGATTTGCTGGTGTACTTGGCGAGTGACAGTGCGGTGCACTTGACTTTGGAGGGTCTTGGCTGTATGAATGCGCTGGAGCTCGGCCGCAATGTCAGAGAAGCCCTCAACATTCCCAATGCCGCCGCAGATGTGTTCGCTTTCTGGTTCTGCTCTCCTTTGCTTG ACTTGCAGTTGAAGCCTAAACATTTGCCCTACAAGCTTTGTCGTCAGTGGCAGGACCTGCTGTACCGCTTTACCGAGGCCCCCCCAGAAGATATTTCTCAag atgAGCCATGCCTTCTatacaaaagaaatgttttttatccCAAGGCAAAAGAATTTCag ATTGAGGATGAAGGAGTGTTAAGGCTACTTTATGACGAGGCAAAGATGAATATCTTGGAGGGTCGTTACCCCTGTGACCCAGAACACTGGCTGACATTGGGAGCTTTGTCCTGTGCTATTGAGCTGGGGACCGGGCTTGATGACCAGGCTCTAACAGCAGCAATCAG AGAGAAGAAGCTGTCCTCATTTGTACCGGCCCATGCTGCATTAGGAGGAGGAGGATTTCTGTCCACACTAAGGGGGAGAGGTGGGAGGAATGCAGAGATGGAGCAAAATCTTACAAAGGAGTATCGTTCAGTCATCTCCTCTGCTGCCGCTGCCTCCAGTCAGGAGCCCATCGCTTTGCTGCGCCAGTACCTCAGGAGCTGCCATAACTTGCCTTACTACGG atgtGCTTTTTTCATGGGTGAAATAGACAAACCAGCCCAGGGTCTCCTTCACAGAGGTGGCCGTAAGGCTGTGAGTGTGGGCATCAGTCTGGAAGGAGTGTATGTCATGGATGTAAAAGAGAAGCACGTCCTCCTGGGTCTGAAGTTCAGTGAACTTTCCTGGGACCACAGCTATCCAGAGACGGAGGGAGACTCGCATATACTCTGGCTGGAGTTTGATGGGGAGGAGGCTGGGATGTCTGTCAACAAATTATTaaagatttattcaaaacag GCTGAACTAATGAGTGGTCTTATTGAGTTTTGTGTGGAGTTGCGCTCTGTTGGCGAGCCAGCAGCCACTGGTACTGACGGTGGGGTCACACCTTCCCAAGAACCTCAGAGTCGGGAAACCAACGAGAAAACCCGGGAGCGACGACAGGGAAAACTGCGCAGACAGAACAGTGTGGTCTGTAGCCGAGTCCATTCACTCAACACCATCAGCTATGTTGATGACG GCAAAGAGATTAAACGTCTGAAGCCCAAAAGAGCTGCTTCTTTCTTCACACGACAGGCTCAGCCTCCCACTTACTCGGCTGTTCAGGTGACTGAAAGTTTGGAGCAAGGGTGA
- the LOC122352676 gene encoding distal membrane-arm assembly complex protein 1-like translates to MSNPPPVPEKSSPQATILLGDCWSCRMLLGSGLLTYGGYVGMQARRAMSPGGPPSLGIAVQFMFAAGLAAWGVVVMVKPAEKYTRVA, encoded by the exons ATGTCAAACCCACCGCCGGTACCGGAGAAGTCGAGTCCGCAGGCCACTATTCTGCTCGGGGACTGCTGGAGCTGTCGGATGCTGTTGGGCAGTGGGCTGTTGACTTATGGGGGATATGTGGGCATGCAGGCGCGGAGGGCCATGAGTCCAGGCGGACCCCCGTCTTTGGGCATAGCGGTTCAGTTTATGTTTGCTGCAG GTTTGGCTGCCTGGGGCGTAGTGGTGATGGTTAAACCAGCGGAGAAGTACACAAGAGTAGCATAG
- the LOC122352948 gene encoding ubiquinol-cytochrome-c reductase complex assembly factor 3 — translation MSGMRTVLTSVGVLGFVGVGFGMWAIISPGEDRNRELLKNLPEANPARMEENRKRNALMLQVLKDAAETNDNIARGNSGQK, via the exons ATGAGCGGGATGAGGACCGTCCTGACCTCGGTCGGGGTGCTCGGGTTTGTCGGTGTGGGCTTTGGCATGTGGGCTATAATTTCACCTGGGGAGGACAGGAACAGGGAATTATTAAAG AATCTGCCAGAGGCCAACCCTGCCCGAATGGAggagaacagaaagagaaatgCCCTCATGCTTCAGGTTTTAAAGGACGCTGCGGAGACGAATGACAACATCGCACGTGGAAATAGTGGCCAGAAATGA
- the znhit2 gene encoding zinc finger HIT domain-containing protein 2 has protein sequence MDPVRRKIPACVRSLLSDTAPKEEEHFSDWPETDSQSITTKDGIALPQRGTSEALLNPADGTAAGTTASVKPCGLCLSKPSCYTCPRCNVPYCGLACYRSQNHSLCSEEFYKESVLQELKSQGVSDEEGKSKMQEILLRLRQSAESEGGMENLLRTLGEDETSVTENDAHALELLSRLAEIQSGGDEMSHETEEILAKLRDIEDGSDEEEAGVAEKLAGLDVDSLSEEELWLLLSAQEKEKFERLVKEGGIGGLVDLWSPWWERHEKDAKALIEEFTSENDEEMHNVNVKKDSQNKVSSSEVKSAESLKSAIPPISAKIAPLHTLSSKPSPLVGYSLISGLYGYAFSLCLYNGDISEMSLEFCQAVLAVSEGLGAGRAFNSVSEVLEAGMRAVSTGGYFDLEDPLAPLRAVEAVAHILTGGSREDAVGYSLSALSQLRTAFSKAKASVPKEDEQTRRMYFQAGKKCEFFQSWVKENPKVLRSLAGCVWMDYERREMERMRLEGEKKCLEKGREKSKGALIEEIE, from the coding sequence ATGGATCCTGTTAGACGTAAAATCCCTGCGTGCGTTCGTTCGTTACTCAGCGATACTGCCCCGAAAGAGGAGGAACACTTCAGCGACTGGCCTGAAACTGACTCCCAATCAATTACCACCAAAGATGGGATCGCACTGCCCCAAAGAGGGACTTCTGAAGCTCTTTTGAACCCTGCTGATGGGACAGCGGCTGGAACTACTGCATCAGTCAAACCGTGTGGGCTTTGCCTGTCCAAACCCTCCTGTTACACTTGCCCGAGGTGTAATGTCCCATATTGCGGATTGGCATGTTATAGGAGTCAGAATCACTCTTTATGCTCAGAGGAGTTTTATAAAGAGTCCGTGCTGCAGGAACTGAAATCCCAAGGTGTCTCAGACGAGGAAGGGAAAAGCAAGATGCAGGAAATTCTGCTCCGGCTCAGACAGAGCGCAGAGAGCGAGGGAGGAATGGAGAATTTATTAAGGACCCTGGGAGAAGATGAAACCAGTGTGACCGAAAACGACGCACATGCTTTGGAGCTGCTCTCTCGGTTAGCAGAGATTCAATCTGGCGGAGATGAAATGAGTCACGAGACAGAAGAGATACTAGCAAAACTCAGAGACATTGAAGATGGGAGTGATGAAGAGGAAGCTGGTGTAGCTGAGAAGTTAGCAGGCCTGGATGTTGACTCTCTTTCAGAGGAAGAACTCTGGTTGTTGTTGTCAGCCCAGGAAAAGGAGAAATTTGAAAGACTGGTGAAAGAAGGTGGCATTGGTGGACTGGTTGACCTGTGGAGCCCCTGGTGGGAACGGCATGAGAAAGATGCTAAAGCACTTATTGAGGAATTTACGTCTGAGAATGACGAAGAAATGCACAATGTGAATGTTAAAAAAGACAGTCAAAATAAAGTCAGTAGCAGTGAAGTAAAATCTGCCGAATCACTGAAAAGCGCAATCCCTCCAATAAGTGCAAAAATTGCTCCTCTTCACACGTTATCTTCAAAGCCATCTCCTCTAGTGGGGTACAGCCTGATCAGTGGTCTTTATGGATACGCCTTCTCACTGTGTCTCTATAATGGAGACATCTCAGAGATGTCGCTTGAGTTCTGTCAGGCGGTGCTTGCCGTCTCGGAGGGTTTGGGTGCCGGACGGGCCTTCAACTCTGTCTCTGAGGTTCTCGAAGCCGGAATGAGAGCCGTATCTACAGGAGGATACTTCGATCTTGAGGACCCTTTAGCTCCTCTCCGAGCTGTGGAAGCTGTGGCTCATATTCTGACTGGAGGGAGCAGAGAGGACGCTGTGGGATATTCTCTGTCCGCTCTGTCCCAGCTGCGCACCGCTTTCAGCAAGGCGAAGGCTTCTGTTCCTAAGGAAGACGAGCAGACGAGGCGGATGTATTTTCAAGCTGGAAAGAAGTGCGAGTTTTTTCAGTCTTGGGTTAAAGAGAATCCCAAAGTTTTGAGGAGTCTCGCAGGATGTGTGTGGATGGACTATGAGAGAAGGGAGATGGAGAGGATGAGATTAGAGGGAGAGAAGAAATGCTTAGAAAAGGGACGGGAAAAAAGTAAAGGAGCTCTGATAGAAGAAATTGAGTGA
- the vps51 gene encoding vacuolar protein sorting-associated protein 51 homolog has product MSSATTPPDSDPTRRRRVHSMLKLYYGLNEEGKVAEQVESLDPCDINGPHFDPEVYLNKLRKECSLGELMDHESCMVKQIRSLDSDMQTLVYENYNKFISATDTIRKMKNDFKKMEDEMDCLSANMAAITEFSARISGTLQDQHAQITKLSGVHTLLRKLQFLFELPARLNKCLELQAYVQAVSAHRKARCVLQQYSHMPSFRGIQDDCHVIMEQLAQQLRQKFRDGGSSAKDLSECVELLLQLDEPAEELCDKFLSHAQSRLEADLQGLEAELKDSAVTDTGGGLVQKTSPGSNPVSPSSSSTTNPFLSSTAGTDILEFIDRGCNEFVSNLCLVIASYQELFINRPQDGELASKNIPEMANGKLHIFVDTLAARYFSLVERRIQEEKGVGDNSLLVRALDRFHRRLQAISKLLPGSAVPSQGTEIVVRAARERIKQYLSALQTFYHDSLTDVRQALAAPRLSVGGAGSSGGGASSKDATPSLPELLTSLSNFILNQLKSVLASVHLFTAKDITFSNKPYFKGEFCSQGVREGLVVSFIKFICQSSRQYCESAGDRGGSTPPALLLLLSRLCLDYETSTISYILTLTDEQFLVQHHTPVTPVTALCSEAREAAQKLLNHYVKVQGLIISQMLRKSVETRDWVNTIEPRNVRAVMKRVVEDTTSIDVQVGLLYEEGVRKAHSSDSSKRTFSVYSSSRQQIRYAPSYTPSAPMDTNLLSNIHKLFSERIDIFSPVEFNKVSVLTGIIKISLKTFLECVRLRTFGRYGLQQIQVDCHYLQMYLWRFVSDENLVHFLLDEIVGSAAHRCLDPSPMEQSVIEVICERG; this is encoded by the exons ATGAGTTCAGCTACAACCCCACCGGATTCGGACCCGACCCGGCGACGCCGGGTTCACAGTATGCTGAAGCTGTACTACGGCCTGAATGAGGAAGGAAAAGTCGCAGAACAAGTGGAGTCTCTGGATCCGTGTGATATCAACGGACCGCATTTCGACCCAgaggtttatttaaataag TTAAGGAAGGAGTGTTCTCTGGGTGAGCTGATGGATCATGAGAGCTGCATGGTGAAACAGATCAGATCTCTGGACAGTGACATGCAAACCTTGGTTTATGAAAATTACAATAAGTTCATCTCGGCTACAG ACACAATCAGAAAAATGAAGAATGATTTTAAGAAGATGGAAGATGAAATGGACTGTTTGTCTGCGAACATGGCCGCTATTACGGAGTTTAGTGCCCGCATTAGTGGGACATTGCAGGACCAGCATGCCCAGATCACTAAACTATCAG GTGTTCACACTCTCCTCCGTAAGCTCCAGTTCCTGTTCGAGCTCCCAGCAAGGCTCAATAAGTGTCTGGAGCTGCAGGCCTATGTTCAAGCAGTGAGCGCCCACCGGAAGGCACGCTGTGTACTGCAGCAGTATAGTCATATGCCCTCTTTCAGGGGCATCCAAGATGACTGCCATGTCATTATGGAGCAGCTTGCTCAACAGCTGCGGCAGAAATTCAG GGACGGAGGTTCGAGTGCTAAAGACCTGTCTGAATGCGTAGAGCTTCTTCTGCAGTTGGACGAACCCGCAGAAGAACTCTGTGACAAATTCCTCAGCCATGCCCAGTCTAGGTTGGAGGCGGATCTCCAGGGACTAGAGGCGGAGCTTAAAGACTCTGCGGTTACCGATACCGGTGGAGGCTTGGTTCAAAAAACAAGTCCTGGATCAAATCCTGTATCTCCTTCTAGTTCTTCTACGACCAATCCGTTCCTCTCTTCTACAGCCGGAACAGACATTCTTGAATTCATAGATCGAGGATGTAACGAGTTTGTCAGCAATCTCTGTTTAGTCATTGCCTCCTATCAAGAATTGTTTATCAACCGTCCACAGGATGGAGAATTAGCTTCAAAAAACATCCCAGAGATGGCTAATGGCAAGCTACACATCTTTGTGGACACTCTGGCTGCTAGATACTTCTCTCTAGTGGAGCGGAGGATACAGGAAGAGAAGGGTGTGGGTGATAACTCTCTGCTAGTGAGAGCCCTGGATCGCTTCCATCGCAGATTACAAGCCATATCCAAGCTACTTCCAGGGTCGGCAGTGCCCAGCCAAGGAACTGAAATAGTGGTGCGGGCAGCAAGAGAGAGAATCAAACAGTATCTGTCTGCCTTACAAACCTTCTACCATGACAGCCTAACTGATGTAAGACAGGCTTTGGCTGCCCCTCGTCTATCAGTGGGAGGGGCCGGTTCAtcaggaggcggggcttcaAGTAAAGATGCCACACCTAGTCTGCCAGAACTGCTGACATCTTTATCAAACTTCATTCTGAATCAGTTAAAATCTGTATTAGCATCAGTGCATCTCTTCACAGCAAAGGACATCACATTCTCCAacaagccctattttaag GGTGAGTTTTGCAGTCAGGGTGTGCGTGAGGGCCTGGTGGTGAGCTTTATTAAGTTCATTTGCCAATCGTCTCGTCAGTACTGTGAGAGCGCAGGGGACAGAGGAGGATCCACCCCTCCTGCTCTGCTTCTGTTGCTCTCTCGTCTCTGTCTAGACTATGAGACCTCCACCATCTCCTACATCCTCACGCTGACAGATGAACAGTTTCTTGTACAG CACCACACTCCTGTCACTCCAGTTACAGCGCTTTGTTCAGAGGCCAGAGAAGCAGCTCAGAAATTACTGAACCACTATGTGAAG GTTCAGGGATTAATCATCAGTCAGATGCTGAGGAAGAGCGTAGAAACAAGAGACTGGGTGAACACCATTGAACCTAGAAATGTCCGGGCTGTAATGAAGAGGGTGGTGGAGGATACTACCTCTATTGATGTACAG GTGGGACTGCTTTATGAGGAAGGAGTGAGGAAAGCACACAGCAGTGACTCCAGCAAACGCACCTTCTCTGTGTACAGTAGCTCAAGACAGCAGATCCGCTACGCACCAAGCTACACTCCCAG TGCTCCAATGGACACAAACTTGCTCAGTAACATTCACAAGCTGTTTTCTGAGAGAATCGATATCTTTAGCCCAGTGGAGTTCAACAAG GTGTCTGTGCTAACTGGTATAATTAAGATAAGTCTGAAGACATTCCTCGAATGTGTCCGTCTCCGTACTTTTGGCAGATACGGACTGCAGCAAATCCAGGTGGACTGCCACTACTTGCAGATGTACCTGTGGCGGTTTGTGTCTGATGAGAATCTAGTGCACTTCCTGTTGGATGAGATTGTGGGAAGTGCCGCCCATCGTTGCCTGGACCCATCTCCAATGGAGCAAAGTGTCATTGAGGTTATCTGTGAGAGGGGGTAG
- the faub gene encoding FAU ubiquitin like and ribosomal protein S30 fusion b — MQLFVCGQTLHSIHLNGSETVAQIKAQIEALEGLACEDQMISVCGVPLEDETLICQSGIEEFNTLQVSSRLCGGKVHGSLARAGKVRGQTPKVDKQEKKKKKTGRAKRRIQYNRRFVNVVPTFGKKKGPNANS, encoded by the exons AtgcagttgtttgtttgtggtcAAACTTTGCACTCTATTCATCTGAATGGATCAGAGACTGTTGCCCAAATCAAG GCTCAGATTGAAGCTTTGGAGGGCCTGGCATGTGAGGATCAGATGATTTCTGTCTGCGGGGTTCCTCTGGAGGACGAGACTCTGATCTGTCAGTCTGGGATTGAGGAGTTCAACACTCTTCAGGTCTCTTCGAGGCTGTGCGGAG GCAAAGTCCATGGTTCCCTGGCAAGAGCAGGCAAAGTCAGAGGACAGACTCCCAAG GTAGACaagcaggagaaaaaaaagaaaaagaccgGCAGGGCAAAGAGAAGAATTCAGTATAACCGACGCTTTGTCAACGTTGTCCCAACATTTGGCAAAAAGAAAGGACCAAATGCCAACTCGTAA
- the mrpl49 gene encoding mitochondrial ribosomal protein L49 produces MTSHASVLPLSDLREMSASVRSMSLTVCRAARVAYRAFNPATRSLCTGVCLRTESHPAEVSRGFVESTEEFRFVERLVPPSRIPAPPKHEGPAPSGWIPPSATPPALPYMIRRSRMHNVPVYSDIKHGNQHSTLLRKIEGDIWALNKDIKELLLGLTGKEPATQVNEVTGTIRIKGQFDKELKEWLLTKGF; encoded by the exons ATGACGTCACATGCCTCTGTCCTTCCTCTCTCGGATCTGAGGGAAATGTCCGCCTCCGTCAGAAGCATGTCTTTGACGGTCTGCCGAGCTGCGAGAGTCGCTTACAGAGCTTTTAATCCAGCCACACGTTCGCTGTGTACCGGAGTTTGCCTAAGA ACAGAAAGCCACCCCGCTGAAGTTTCAAGGGGCTTCGTTGAGTCCACAGAAGAGTTCAGGTTCGTGGAGAGACTCGTTCCTCCTTCACGCATCCCAGCTCCACCTAAACATGAAGGTCCTGCGCCGTCGGGATGGATCCCACCATCAG CTACACCACCTGCCCTGCCTTACATGATCCGTCGCTCCAGAATGCACAACGTGCCGGTGTACTCGGACATAAAGCACGGGAATCAGCACAGCACCCTCCTCAGAAAGATCGAGGGAGACATATGG GCCCTGAATAAGGATATTAAGGAACTCCTGCTGGGCCTCACGGGCAAAGAGCCTGCAACGCAGGTTAATGAAGTAACGGGGACCATAAGAATTAAAGGGCAGTTTGATAAAGAGCTGAAGGAGTGGCTGTTGACGAAGGGATTTTAA
- the LOC122352947 gene encoding distal membrane-arm assembly complex protein 1-like, translating to MSNPPPVPEKSSPVTPQATKKALLGDCWSCRILSGLGLLASAAYVGMHGRRAMSPGGPPSLGIAVQFTFAAGLAAWGIVVITDPVGRCTKVA from the exons ATGTCAAACCCACCGCCGGTACCGGAGAAGTCGAGTCCGGTCACACCGCAGGCGACAAAGAAAGCCCTGCTCGGGGACTGCTGGAGCTGTCGGATCCTCTCCGGCCTTGGGCTGCTGGCTTCTGCGGCATATGTGGGCATGCACGGGCGGAGGGCCATGAGTCCAGGCGGACCCCCGTCTTTGGGCATAGCGGTTCAGTTTACGTTTGCAGCAG GTTTGGCTGCCTGGGGCATAGTGGTGATCACTGATCCAGTGGGGAGGTGCACAAAAGTAGCATAG
- the LOC122352420 gene encoding ubiquitin-like protein FUBI, with protein MTRLNIMQLFVCGQTLHSIHLNGSETVAQIKAQIEALEGLACEDQMISVCGVPLEDETLICQSGIEEFNTLQVSSRLCGGKVNGSLARCFCIPK; from the exons atGACTAGACTGAACATCAtgcagttgtttgtttgtggtcAAACTTTGCACTCTATTCATCTGAATGGATCAGAGACTGTTGCCCAAATCAAG GCTCAGATTGAAGCTTTGGAGGGCCTGGCATGTGAGGATCAGATGATTTCTGTCTGCGGGGTTCCTCTGGAGGACGAGACTCTGATCTGTCAGTCTGGGATTGAGGAGTTCAACACTCTTCAGGTCTCTTCGAGGCTGTGCGGAG GCAAAGTCAATGGTTCCCTGGCAAGA TGTTTTTGCATTCCTAAATAA
- the tm7sf2 gene encoding delta(14)-sterol reductase TM7SF2: MKPNKHKATPEREFGGALGATCIPVFLPLTVLYLLSVCRSPAASVLQWPPPLTPAAHLWDPLAAVLIVGWITLQSFLYLLPIGKVSEGLVLRDGSRLKYPINGFHALSFTAILLLVCLGLGMPLGYLFELILPLAVCAIGVSYLLSMYLYIRSFWASQHALSIGGNTGNPLYDFFMGRELNPRIGDFDLKYFCELRPGLIGWVVINLGMLMKEVELRDSPSLAMLLVNGFQLLYVTDALWNEEAVLTTMDIVHDGFGFMLAFGDLAWVPFTYGLQAMFLVVHPQSLSTLGAAGIILLNGIGYYIFRNSNSQKNQFRRDPTHKSVSHLETIATATGKRLLVSGWWGFVRHPNYLGDLLMALAWSLPCGMSHILPYFYVIYFTILLIHREARDEKQCRAKYGLAWDTYCRRVPYRIIPYIY, encoded by the exons ATGAAGCCTAACAAGCACAAAGCGACACCTGAAAGGGAATTTGGAGGTGCTCTCG GTGCCACCTGTATCCCTGTGTTCCTGCCTCTGACGGTCCTGTACCTGCTGAGTGTGTGTCGCTCTCCAGCAGCCAGTGTCCTGCAGTGGCCTCCTCCTTTAACCCCCGCAGCACACTTATGGGACCCTTTGGCCGCGGTCCTCATCGTAGGTTGGATCACCCTGCAGAGTTTTCTCTATCTGCTGCCCATAGGGAAG GTTTCTGAAGGATTGGTCCTGAGAGATGGATCCAGACTTAAATATCCCATTAATG GTTTCCATGCCCTGAGCTTTACTGCTATCCTGTTGCTAGTATGTCTTGGGCTGGGAATGCCACTCGGGTATCTGTTTGAGCTGATCTTGCCTCTGGCCGTATGTGCCATCGGTGTGTCCTACCTGTTGTCTATGTACCTGTATATACGCTCTTTCTGGGCATCTCAGCATGCTTTATCAATTGGAGGAAACACAG GAAATCCTCTATACGACTTCTTCATGGGCCGGGAGCTCAACCCACGGATTGGAGACTTCGACTTGAAATATTTCTGTGAACTGAGACCTGGATTAATAGGCTGG GTGGTAATAAACCTGGGGATGTTAATGAAAGAAGTAGAGCTAAGAGACTCTCCATCTCTTGCCATGCTGCTTGTCAACGGCTTCCAGCTCCTCTACGTGACAGATGCCCTGTGGAACGAA GAGGCTGTGCTTACTACTATGGACATTGTGCATGATGGATTTGGGTTTATGTTGGCGTTTGGCGATCTGGCCTGGGTTCCCTTCACGTATGGTCTTCAGGCCATGTTTCTGGTTGTGCACCCACAATCGCTTAGTACACTCGGAGCAGCAGGGATTATTCTTCTAAATG GAATTGGTTATTACATTTTCCGGAACTCCAACTCTCAGAAAAATCAGTTCAGAAGAGACCCCACACATAAAAGTGTATCAC ACCTGGAAACCATTGCCACTGCAACAGGAAAGCGTCTCTTGGTTTCGGGTTGGTGGGGGTTTGTCAGGCACCCAAACTACCTGGGGGACCTTCTCATGGCTCTGGCGTGGTCCCTGCCTTGcg GGATGTCACATATTCTGCCTTACTTCTATGTCATATATTTCACTATTCTGCTCATCCACCGAGAGGCCAGAGATGAGAAACAGTGCAGAGCCAAATACGGACTGGCCTGGGACACGTACTGCAGACGAGTGCCCTACAGAATAATCccttacatttattaa